In Thermoanaerobaculia bacterium, the genomic stretch GGCCGCGGCGGGCGTGGTCGGATCCTTCGCGGTCATGCGCCGGATGACGCTCGCCGCGGATGCGATCTCGCACGTCGCCCTCCCGGGGATCGGGATCGCCCTGGCGCTCCGAATCAACCCCCTCATCGGCGCCGCCGCGATGCTCTTCTTCGGCGCGCTCCTGATCTGGGCGGTCGAACGCCGGACGAGGATGGCGGCGGAGACCGTGATCGGCGTCGTCTTCTCGACGGCGCTCGCGGTCGGGAGCCTGATGAGCTCCGGGGAGGACTTGATCGACGCGCTCTTCGGCGGGCCCGGCAAGCTCGGCGCCGGTGAGCTCGCGTTCGGCGCCGCGGCGTCGGTGGCCGTCGTCCTGTTCATCCTGGTTCAGAAGGACCGGCTCGTTCTGGCGCTCGTCTCGCCGGAGATCGCCCGAACGACGGGGATCGACACGGCCCGGCTGGAGCTCCTGTTCCTCGAGACGTTCGCGCTGACGATCGCCCTCGGCCTGCGGTACCTCGGGGTGCTCCTGATGGGCTCGCTGATCATCGTCCCGGCCGCGACGGCACGGAGGGTGTCGAACAGCCTCTCCGGCATGCTCGTGACGGCGGTCGCCGTCGCCGTCCTGTCGACCGTCGCGGGAACGGGCCTCGCTTTCCTTCTTCGTCGCCCGCCCGGGCCGGTCATCATTTGCGCAGCCGGCGGCCTGTTCCTGCTGAGCCTCCTCAGGCGCCGAACGTAGCGGGTCAGAAGCTCACGAGGGTGTGGACCGCGTAACGCTTCTCCGTCGGCTGGGCCGGAGTGAAGTCCCGGTAGCGAACCTTCTCGAAGTCGAGGAGAACCGCGGTCGCAATCCCTTTCTGGAGCGGGAACCAGTACGCGACGCCGAAGATCGCCCGGGTTTTCCGGCCGCGATCGTTCTTGTCGGGCTCGAGCCAGTCGTAGCGGCAAAGGGCCTCGACCCCGATCGCGGTGCGCGGCGTCGCCCACACCGACCAGCCGCGCGCGTCCTTCTCGGGAACCGCCGGGGTCGGACGGTCCTTCGCGGCGAGATATTCGAAGCCCGCGTTGACGAACGGGTGCTCGAACGTCACGCCGCCGACGAGGCGCTCCCGGGGAGCGTCGCGTTGGTAGTGGTCCGAATCCCAGAACGCCGTCAAACGCAGCCCGCGGACGACCGGCGCATGGGGAGCGGGGCGCAGCGTCGCCCGAACCTGAAATGCCTTTTGATCGTTCGTCTCCGAGTGGTTGAAGCCCTCGCCGTTGAAGACCCCGGCGACCACGTCGCCGTAATCCGAAGGAAACGCGTAGCGGGCGGAGATCCCGGCGTCGGCGACCTGGAGATAGCCTTCCCGGTCGAGAAAGAGGTTCCCCTGGAACCGGTAGCGGTAGACCGGGTCCGTGAGATCCATGTACGGGGTCCCTTGAATGCCGAGTTTCAACCAGCTCCCCTTGCCGAGAACGTCGTCGAGAGCGAGCTGCAAGAACGCGAGCTTGAGCCGGTAAACGGAGCTGCCGGAGAGCGACGAGCTCTGGTCGGTGTCGCGCACGAGGTCCGGCGTGATCCGCGCGGAGATGATTCGCGACAGATCCGCCGTCACGTTGATGTAGGCCCGGGTGACGTTGAAGCTGTTCGGGTGGATCGAGTGGCCGTCCGCGTCCGTTCCCGACGGCTCGGCCTGATACGTGTAATCGGCGAACAACATCCCTCCGACCCGGACCTGCGGATAGTCCGTCCCCGAAGTGAGGGAGAGCTCGGCCCGCGCCGCGCCTCCGGCGGACAACACCGCGACAACCACGAGCAGGACTCTTCCCAATTTCATCTCCTCATACCTCCGCGCCGGCGTGCACGCCGGATCTCTCGTGATCTCGGACCGGTCTCAATAGACCTTCCGAGCCTGTACCTTCTCCTTCGTGGCCAGGCTGAACCGCTTCTCGACGGCGCCTCCCTCGACGACGCGCGCCGTGACGTACTCGCCGAGCGCCGGGCCGTGCTTGAAGCCGTGGCCCGATCCGCCCCCGACCAGCCAGACGTTCTCGCGCTCGGGATGGCGGTCGATGAGGAAATCGCCGTTCGAGGTGTTCTCGTACTGGCAGACCTCGGAGAGGACGACGGGCGCGTCCCTCAGCCCGGGGAACCGCCGGCCGACGAATTCGCGGACTCGCGCCAGGGTTTCGGCCGTGATGACGCGCTTGCCGGTGTCCGGATCGAACGCGGGGCCATGGCGGTCGGGCGCGACCTTGAAGCCGCGTCCGTTGAAGTCCGGCATCCCGTAGATCTCTTCGGCGAAATCGACCCAGACCGGCATCGCCGGCTGCTGGAAACGGGTGTCGCCCGGAGGCGGGCCGAAGAAGAAGACCTCCTGCCGCGTCGGGAAGATGCGGTCGCCCAGCAGAGCGGGGAACAGCTTCGGGAGCCACGGGCCGCAGGCGAACACGAAGATGTCCGCGGCGATGGCGTTTCCGGATCGGGTCTTGACCGAGGCCATCCGCCCTTTTCCTTCCGGCGGAAGGACCGCTTCCTGCAGGTATTCGACGCCGTCGGCCTCCGCCATCTGGACGACTGCCTGCACGCCGCGGAATGCGACGAGGAAGCCGCTCTCGGGCTCGAAGATCGCCCAGTCGTTCGGTCCGAAGTCGATCTGCGGCCAGCGCCGCACGAGCTCCGCGCGCTCGACCCGCTCGTGCGGGACGTTCAACCGCTGCAGGGTCGCGAGCGTCTTCGTCGTCAGCGGGTCCTCGCCGCGCGCCATCCAGAGCACGCCCGCCTGCTGGAAGAGCGATGGCCGCCCGAACGCTCCGAAGAGAGACTTCCAGAGCTCGAGCGAGCGCATCGACCAGCGTGTGTAGATTTCCTGGTCGCCGTATCCCGCCCGGATGACGCGGGTGAATCCTCCCGAGCTCGCGCGCGCGTTTCCCGGCCCGTACGCGTCGATCAGCGCGACCCGTCGCCCCTTTTTCCGGAGCGACCAGGCGGTCCACGCGCCGAAGACGCCCGCGCCGACGACGGCGACGTCGTAGGGCTTCTCCCCCTGCACGGCGGGGGCGGCCCCCGCGGCGGTCCCGATCAGCGCGCCGACGGCTCCCCCCGAAGCGGTCTTCACGAACTCGCGGCGCGTCTGCGTCAAGATTCGATCTCCTGTTCGAGAGGTCCCCGGTGCGGCGATGATAACCCGCCCCGACCCGGCAGGCTGCGTACTGCTAGCGGCAGCGCACGACGCGGCCCGCGCTCCCGAGCGCGAGCGTGAACGGTCCGAGGGTCTCGTCGCGCCCGAGCGCGACCGAGAGCGTCATCCTCCGGCCGTCCACCCGCCCCGAGTAGCGGGCCGACTCATGGTTTTCGACCTCTCCGACCCGGATCGGCCCGCCGTGCTCCTTGACGAAGTCGCCGGCCAGGCTGAATCTTCCCTCCGCGTCGAGCGCGAGCGGCGCCGAGATCGCCCCGTGCGCGCAGTCGAACTGGACCGTCGCGCCGGAACCGGACGCCTGGAAGACGACATGCTCCCCTCCCCACGTCCCGTTCGCGATGACGGCGGAGGCGTTTTCCGATCTCCCGCGCGCCGCCGCGCCGCTGTGACCCGCGCAGCCGATCACGCAGGCCCCGAAAAAACAGAATGCGAAGAACCTCACCGGTCCAGTATGCGCCATCGAAACGACTTACGGTTGTCCCGGTTCGCAGCAAATCTCGTGCCGCAGCGGCCGCGGCGAAGCCGGGCAGGCGATCGGCCGGGGCTTGGTACGATTGCTGCTTCCAGCACCTGCGGTGAAGCCGGTCATGATCATAGACGACAATCCGGACATCCTGTCCGCGATGGAGGCCCTCCTGATCACCGAGGGGATCGAGCCGATCGTGGCGACCGACGGGCTCGAAGCCTTCCGGTTGATGGATCTGGGAAAGATTCCCTCCGTCATCCTCCTCGACAACGCGATGCCGAAGATGAACGGCGCCCAGTTCCTCGCCGCCATGCGGGAGCATCCGAAGTTTGCGTCGATCCCCGTCTACGTCATCTCGGCGAGCGGAGACTTCGACGGTTCCGCTTCGACGGCCGGAATCGCGGGCTTCATCCACAAGCCGTTCGACCCCGACAAGGTGCTCGGAATCGTCCGTCGGTTCTGCGAGGCCTGAAGTTTCGAGCCGCCCGGTCTCCCCCCCACCGGCGCGATATGATCGCGGGCTCACTCCGATGACTCTCGCTGCCGGCACGCTCCTCGGACCCTACGAGATCCTGTCGCCCATCGGCGCCGGGGGCATGGGAGAGGTCTACCGCGCCCGGGACGTCCGTCTCGGCCGCGAGGTGGCCGTCAAGGTCCTTCCCGAATCGCTCGCCGGCAATGCCGATGCGCTCGCCCGCTTCCAGAAGGAGGCGAGGGCGGTGGCCGCCCTGTCGCACCCGAACATTCTCGCGCTCTTCGACTTCGGCAGCCACGACGGGACGCATTACGCCGTCATGGAACTGCTCCGCGGCTCGACGCTCCGCGACGCGCTCGACTCGGGGCCTCTGCCGCAGACGCGGGCGATCGAATTCGCGCTCCAGATCGCGAAGGGGCTTTGCGCCGCGCACGAGAAGGGAATCGTCCACCGGGACTTGAAGCCGGAGAACGTTTTCGTCACCCGGGATGGAGACGTGAAGGTCCTCGATTTCGGCCTCGCCAAGCGCACCGAGCTCGCCTCCCGGGAGGACGAGACGAACGCGCCGACCGAAACGCGCACGTCCCCCGGCACGGTGATGGGAACGGTCGCGTACATGTCGCCGGAGCAGGTGCGCGGCGAGCCGCTCGATCCGCGCTCCGACATCTTCTCGTTCGGAACGGTGCTCTACGAGATGCTGACCGGCCGCAAGGCCTTCGCGAGGGAGTCGGCCGCGGAGACGATGGCGGCGATCCTGATGAACGAGCCGCCGGAGTTGTCGGAATCGGGCGTGGTGGTGTCTCTGGCGATGGCGGGAATCCTCCGCCACTGCCTCGAGAAAAGCGTCGTTCGGCGCTACCAGACGGCGCGGGACCTCCTCTTCAACCTCCAGCAGTTCGGAAGCGGGTCCGCCGAGAGTGCACCGGCGCCCGCCGGCGGGGGCACTCCCTCCGTCGCGGTCCTGCCGTTCCTGAACTTCAGTGCCGACGCCGAAAGCGAGTTCTTCGCCGACGGCATGACGGAAGATGTGATCGCGAATCTCGCCAAGATCCGATCGCTGAAGGTGATCTCCCGCGCGTCGGTGATGCCCTTCAAGAAGCGGGAGAAGAGCCTGCGCGAGATCGGCTCGACTCTCGGAGCCGCATCGATCCTCGACGGAAGCATCCGGCGCGCCGGGAACCGCGTGCGGATCGTCGCCCAGCTCGTCGACGCCCACACGGACGAACACCTCTGGGCCGACACCTACGACCGCGATCTGACCGACATCTTCGCGATCCAGACGGACGTCGCGACACAGATCGCCGCGGCGCTCCGGGCCGAGCTCTCCGCCGACGAGCGCTCGCGGATCCAGAGGAAGCCGACGGACAACGCGCGTTCCTACCAGCTCTACCTCCAGGGGAAACATTCCTTCTATCGCGGGACGGGAGAGGGATATCGCCACGCGATCGCGTCGTTCGAACAGGCGATCGTCGAGGATCCCGGGTTCGCGCCGGCCCACGCGGCGTTGGCGTTGCTCTACGCCGAGCTCGGAACCGGGCAGGGATCGGGCGAGATGTCGTCGTCGGAGGCTTTCGCGAAAGCGAAAGTCGCCGTCGAGAGGGCGCTCGCGCTCGATCCCGCCCTCGGGGACGCGCACAGCGTCGCCGCTTCGCTCAAGTTCATCTGCGATTACGACTGGGCGGGCGCGGAGCAGGATTTCCAGCGGGCGCTCGCGCTCTCTCCCGGAAGCGCCGACATCTACGATCGGTACGGCTGGATGTGCTCGGCCCTCGGCCGCTACGACGACGCCATTCGTCTCGTGCAGCGCGCACAGGAGCTCGATCCTCTCGCCCACCGGTCCGATCTCGCGACCGAGCTGCTCCGCGCCGGCCGCTACCCGGAAGCGCTGGCCGTGGCGCGCCGCATCGTCGAGATCGAGCCTCAGCTCAGTCGCGGACATTCGCTCCTGGGATGGACGCAAATTCTGATGGGCGAACACGAAAAGGGGCTCGCGGAGCTCGAAAAAGCAACCTCACTCTCCCCCGAAGGGACGATGTTCTCCGCGCAGCTCGGCGAGGCTTACGGTATCGCCGGCAAGGAGCAGGAGGCTCGGGCCGTCCTCTCGAAGCTGCATGCTCTCGCGAAGGAGCGCTACGTCTCCCCCTATCACTTCGCCTACGTGCACACGGGCCTCGGCGAACAGGACGCAGCGATGGACTGGCTCGAGCAGGCCTACGAAGAGCGCTCGGGAGCGATCTACGGAATCAAAGGCTCGTTCCTTTTCCAGAGCCTTCACGGCCATCCCCGGTTCCAGGCGCTGCTCGCGAAGATGAACCTGACCGTCGCGGGAGCGGGCTCGGGGAACGGGGGCGCGTGACGCCGAGACCCTTCGCTCCCAGGGGACCCATTGCCGGAAAAGAAAAGCCCGTCGCGGGAGGTTGCGTGCGTCAGGCGAGCATCCGGCAATAGCAGTAGATGAACTCCTGCTCCGTTCCCCACGGCGTGACGTGAGTCTCCGTGGCGCTGGCGAGCTTCGCGAAGTCGGATCCGAACTCGTCGTGCAGCGCATCGGGCGAGTACCGCATGACCTCGAGGCCGCTGCACTTCTGCGGGCCTCCCGGCCCGAAGGTCGCGACGACGATGTGGCCGCCGGGCTCGAGCGCCCGGCGGGCGGCCGCGACGTATCGGGCGCGCGCCCCGGGATCACGGAGGAAATGGAACACCGCGCGGTCGTGCCAGAAGGCGTATTTGCCGTGCGGGAGCCGCGCGGTCGTGACGTCCGCGCCGATCCACTCGACGGCGGAGGCGCGATCCCCGAGCCGTGCTCGCGCGGCGTCGAGCGCTGCGGACGAAATGTCGAGCACGGTCACGTTCTCGTATCCGCGATCGAGGAGATCGTCCACGAACGTCGACGCTCCTCCGCCGATGTCGATCACGGTGTCTTTCGGACCGATTCGCGCCGCGTCCAGGAATCCCAGCGAACGATCGAGGTGCGGCCGGTACCAGCTCACGTCGTCCGTTTTCCTGGTCGTGTAAACCTTGTCCCAGTGCTCCCGGCTGCTCATGCGCTGACGTCGCTCCCGATATCGGCATCGTAGCCGACCCGCCGGAGCGGCACCTGATTCAAACGAGGGCCGCCGGTCGTGTGCCGGCGGCGGGCGGCACGGACGCGTATGACGACCCGTATCGGCGTGCTTGCTCTTCCAATGGAATTGAGACGAGAAGCCCTCTCGTTTCCCGACAACCCAAAAGCGCGGCGAGGCGGAGCCCGGCGGGATGCGGGTT encodes the following:
- a CDS encoding metal ABC transporter permease produces the protein MTLETGTLAASVAMAAAAGVVGSFAVMRRMTLAADAISHVALPGIGIALALRINPLIGAAAMLFFGALLIWAVERRTRMAAETVIGVVFSTALAVGSLMSSGEDLIDALFGGPGKLGAGELAFGAAASVAVVLFILVQKDRLVLALVSPEIARTTGIDTARLELLFLETFALTIALGLRYLGVLLMGSLIIVPAATARRVSNSLSGMLVTAVAVAVLSTVAGTGLAFLLRRPPGPVIICAAGGLFLLSLLRRRT
- a CDS encoding FAD-dependent oxidoreductase; its protein translation is MTQTRREFVKTASGGAVGALIGTAAGAAPAVQGEKPYDVAVVGAGVFGAWTAWSLRKKGRRVALIDAYGPGNARASSGGFTRVIRAGYGDQEIYTRWSMRSLELWKSLFGAFGRPSLFQQAGVLWMARGEDPLTTKTLATLQRLNVPHERVERAELVRRWPQIDFGPNDWAIFEPESGFLVAFRGVQAVVQMAEADGVEYLQEAVLPPEGKGRMASVKTRSGNAIAADIFVFACGPWLPKLFPALLGDRIFPTRQEVFFFGPPPGDTRFQQPAMPVWVDFAEEIYGMPDFNGRGFKVAPDRHGPAFDPDTGKRVITAETLARVREFVGRRFPGLRDAPVVLSEVCQYENTSNGDFLIDRHPERENVWLVGGGSGHGFKHGPALGEYVTARVVEGGAVEKRFSLATKEKVQARKVY
- a CDS encoding response regulator, producing MIIDDNPDILSAMEALLITEGIEPIVATDGLEAFRLMDLGKIPSVILLDNAMPKMNGAQFLAAMREHPKFASIPVYVISASGDFDGSASTAGIAGFIHKPFDPDKVLGIVRRFCEA
- a CDS encoding protein kinase, which codes for MTLAAGTLLGPYEILSPIGAGGMGEVYRARDVRLGREVAVKVLPESLAGNADALARFQKEARAVAALSHPNILALFDFGSHDGTHYAVMELLRGSTLRDALDSGPLPQTRAIEFALQIAKGLCAAHEKGIVHRDLKPENVFVTRDGDVKVLDFGLAKRTELASREDETNAPTETRTSPGTVMGTVAYMSPEQVRGEPLDPRSDIFSFGTVLYEMLTGRKAFARESAAETMAAILMNEPPELSESGVVVSLAMAGILRHCLEKSVVRRYQTARDLLFNLQQFGSGSAESAPAPAGGGTPSVAVLPFLNFSADAESEFFADGMTEDVIANLAKIRSLKVISRASVMPFKKREKSLREIGSTLGAASILDGSIRRAGNRVRIVAQLVDAHTDEHLWADTYDRDLTDIFAIQTDVATQIAAALRAELSADERSRIQRKPTDNARSYQLYLQGKHSFYRGTGEGYRHAIASFEQAIVEDPGFAPAHAALALLYAELGTGQGSGEMSSSEAFAKAKVAVERALALDPALGDAHSVAASLKFICDYDWAGAEQDFQRALALSPGSADIYDRYGWMCSALGRYDDAIRLVQRAQELDPLAHRSDLATELLRAGRYPEALAVARRIVEIEPQLSRGHSLLGWTQILMGEHEKGLAELEKATSLSPEGTMFSAQLGEAYGIAGKEQEARAVLSKLHALAKERYVSPYHFAYVHTGLGEQDAAMDWLEQAYEERSGAIYGIKGSFLFQSLHGHPRFQALLAKMNLTVAGAGSGNGGA
- a CDS encoding methyltransferase domain-containing protein; protein product: MSSREHWDKVYTTRKTDDVSWYRPHLDRSLGFLDAARIGPKDTVIDIGGGASTFVDDLLDRGYENVTVLDISSAALDAARARLGDRASAVEWIGADVTTARLPHGKYAFWHDRAVFHFLRDPGARARYVAAARRALEPGGHIVVATFGPGGPQKCSGLEVMRYSPDALHDEFGSDFAKLASATETHVTPWGTEQEFIYCYCRMLA